The following coding sequences are from one Nonlabens arenilitoris window:
- a CDS encoding O-antigen ligase family protein, translated as MIQFEKLPYPLLIAGHIILTIFMIAAPFLIPLFFYASIIYFGLRVLIQKDSGQEALLACAYLVTLEVFLRMNQALIFYEFMKYLVIVFMMIGIIMRGFSLKSIPYVFYLLLLIPSIIVAAGNIPLGESLRKAVAFNLSGPVTLGITAIYCYQRSITSTRLDQILKFCVGPIVMITTYLFLVTPDIRDVVTNTASNFATSGGYGPNQVATVLGIGMFITFVRFLRIKNLMINISDIVLFLAMTYRAWVTFSRGGVYTAFLMIIAVIGTLFLLKRSEFKVSFIPKLAVIALGLIMAWGFTSLVTNGLIDKRYANEDAAGRAKDDLSTGRTELISIELEAFFENPIAGIGAGQVKYYRAKKDGIIAASHNETSRLLSEHGAIGIFSLLVLIFTPLFFRLFHRGNIYFYAFLIFWIATINHSAMRIAAPAFFYGMALLYVRSVKIKKKISTVNSTDNALLA; from the coding sequence ATGATTCAATTTGAGAAATTACCTTATCCGTTATTGATTGCTGGTCATATCATTTTGACCATATTCATGATTGCAGCACCATTTTTGATTCCGTTATTTTTTTATGCTTCGATTATTTATTTTGGACTTAGGGTGTTGATACAAAAAGATTCAGGTCAAGAAGCACTTTTAGCATGTGCTTATTTAGTGACTTTAGAGGTTTTCTTAAGGATGAACCAAGCCTTAATCTTTTATGAATTTATGAAATACCTAGTCATCGTTTTTATGATGATTGGGATTATTATGAGAGGTTTTTCATTAAAGTCCATTCCTTATGTTTTTTATCTTTTGTTATTAATACCTAGTATAATTGTAGCTGCTGGGAATATTCCGTTAGGAGAAAGTCTACGTAAAGCTGTTGCTTTTAATTTAAGTGGTCCAGTAACTTTAGGGATCACTGCAATTTACTGTTATCAAAGGTCAATAACCAGTACGAGATTAGATCAAATATTAAAATTTTGTGTGGGACCTATAGTTATGATAACTACCTATTTATTCTTAGTAACGCCAGATATTAGAGATGTAGTTACTAATACGGCCTCAAACTTTGCAACATCTGGAGGATATGGACCTAATCAAGTAGCTACAGTGCTAGGTATCGGTATGTTTATCACCTTTGTTCGTTTCTTACGTATTAAGAATTTAATGATTAATATTTCAGATATTGTTCTCTTTCTAGCCATGACTTATCGGGCTTGGGTGACTTTCTCTAGAGGTGGAGTTTATACTGCATTCTTAATGATTATAGCGGTAATAGGAACTTTATTCTTGTTAAAGCGTAGTGAGTTTAAGGTTTCATTTATTCCTAAGCTAGCCGTGATTGCTTTAGGTTTAATAATGGCTTGGGGTTTTACTTCATTAGTAACAAATGGATTGATAGATAAACGCTATGCAAATGAAGATGCTGCTGGTCGTGCTAAAGATGATTTGTCCACTGGACGTACTGAGCTTATATCAATTGAATTAGAAGCTTTTTTTGAAAACCCTATTGCAGGTATAGGTGCTGGACAGGTAAAGTATTATAGAGCAAAAAAAGATGGAATTATAGCTGCATCACATAATGAGACCAGTAGATTACTTTCAGAACATGGAGCTATTGGGATTTTCTCCTTGTTAGTTTTAATATTTACACCATTGTTTTTTAGACTTTTTCATCGAGGTAATATTTACTTCTATGCTTTTTTAATTTTTTGGATAGCAACAATTAATCATAGCGCGATGCGTATTGCAGCACCAGCATTTTTCTATGGAATGGCTTTATTATATGTTAGGTCTGTGAAAATTAAAAAGAAAATATCAACTGTAAATAGTACAGATAATGCCCTTCTTGCCTAA
- a CDS encoding glycosyltransferase family 4 protein — MKNILYIGNKLAGKGRTATTIDILGPLLQEEGFKLRYASSLHNVSARLLHMMRITFLSRNWAHFVLIDTYSTRNFWYAITVARLCKSLRMNYIPILHGGNLPERLIKNPKALNIFIKNAHVVVSPSDYLIDAFAKANFNHIIKIPNHIDLKKYPFKLRSEIQPRLLWVRSFADIYNPEMALDVLELISEKYPDSHLCMVGPDKDGSMKKCISIAAQKNLSIEFTGLLDKEDWISMSKNYDLFINTSNFDNLPVSVIEAMALGLPVISTDVGGIPFLIKHGENGILTPPFKAVGMADHIYELLENNELVIRIAQNAKATAEDFNWDKVKYLWLQLFEG; from the coding sequence ATGAAAAACATTCTGTATATAGGGAATAAGTTAGCTGGTAAAGGACGCACTGCCACAACGATTGATATACTTGGGCCTTTGCTTCAAGAAGAAGGTTTTAAATTGAGGTATGCATCTTCTTTGCATAACGTGAGTGCACGTTTATTACACATGATGCGCATTACGTTTTTGAGTAGAAATTGGGCTCACTTTGTACTCATAGATACATATAGTACACGTAATTTTTGGTATGCTATAACCGTTGCTCGTTTGTGTAAATCTTTGAGAATGAATTATATTCCTATACTTCACGGAGGTAATTTACCAGAGCGATTGATAAAAAACCCTAAAGCTTTAAATATATTTATTAAAAATGCCCATGTCGTGGTAAGCCCTAGTGATTATTTGATAGACGCTTTCGCGAAAGCGAACTTCAATCATATCATTAAAATTCCCAATCATATAGATTTAAAAAAATATCCTTTTAAGTTACGCTCTGAGATACAACCGAGATTATTATGGGTAAGATCTTTTGCAGATATTTATAATCCAGAAATGGCTCTTGACGTACTCGAGCTGATCTCTGAAAAATATCCAGATTCTCATTTATGCATGGTTGGACCGGATAAGGATGGATCAATGAAGAAATGTATTTCAATAGCAGCTCAAAAGAATTTATCGATAGAGTTTACAGGTTTGCTTGATAAAGAAGATTGGATATCAATGAGTAAAAACTATGATCTATTCATCAATACCTCAAATTTTGATAATTTACCCGTCAGTGTTATAGAAGCTATGGCTTTAGGATTACCTGTAATATCGACAGATGTAGGCGGTATTCCATTCTTAATAAAACATGGTGAAAATGGAATTCTAACGCCACCTTTTAAAGCCGTTGGAATGGCTGACCATATTTATGAGTTGTTAGAGAATAATGAGTTAGTAATACGTATCGCTCAAAATGCCAAGGCAACTGCCGAAGATTTTAATTGGGATAAAGTTAAATACTTATGGCTTCAATTATTTGAAGGGTAA
- a CDS encoding sugar transferase produces the protein MSQPGSIHFEISERKVLLRIIDIAVVLGALHLIGTVFNFDYFKINEEHWLWIIILGGYLLFFATVFELYHLQRASRITSTLRGVVFTSSMTSLVYLLTPFLTPSLPENRLQILYFYLAITLSLLIWRALYIKLFSSSRFYKNILIIADASDAAQVAETLQEADPNYKIAGYINTDRELEIGHDDRISILTIQQAKDRLEGQEVSEIVIASSNVEGITPELYEWLIELVENGFSVREYTQIYEEITDRVPVQYVGKDFYKYFPFARSNQNKLYIVYHRLFDLLCSILGITLGVVLIPFILIGNIIGNRGSLFYKQERVGKNRKTFQIYKFRTMVENAEVDGAQFATKNDSRITSFGRFLRKSRLDEFPQFYNIIKGEMSIIGPRPERPVFVKQLSEKFLFMKQGML, from the coding sequence ATGTCCCAACCAGGTTCTATACATTTTGAAATTTCTGAACGTAAGGTATTGCTGCGTATTATAGATATAGCGGTCGTTTTAGGTGCGCTTCATCTTATAGGTACAGTGTTTAATTTTGATTATTTCAAAATTAATGAGGAACATTGGTTATGGATTATCATATTGGGTGGATATCTATTGTTTTTTGCAACGGTATTTGAACTGTATCATTTACAACGTGCTAGTCGTATTACCTCTACTTTAAGAGGTGTGGTTTTTACCAGTTCGATGACCTCTTTAGTCTATCTATTGACACCTTTTTTAACTCCTTCTTTACCAGAAAATAGATTGCAGATTTTATATTTTTATCTAGCAATTACTTTATCACTATTGATATGGCGAGCTTTATATATCAAACTATTTTCTAGTTCTAGATTTTATAAGAATATTTTAATTATCGCTGATGCCAGTGATGCCGCTCAAGTGGCAGAAACATTACAAGAGGCTGATCCTAATTATAAAATTGCTGGTTATATCAATACAGATAGAGAACTTGAAATAGGTCATGATGATCGTATTAGTATCCTGACAATACAACAGGCCAAAGATCGATTAGAAGGACAAGAAGTGAGCGAGATTGTAATTGCATCTTCTAATGTTGAAGGAATTACACCAGAACTTTATGAATGGCTTATCGAGTTAGTAGAAAATGGTTTCTCAGTTAGAGAATATACTCAGATCTATGAAGAAATTACTGATCGTGTACCAGTACAGTATGTAGGTAAAGATTTTTATAAATATTTTCCATTTGCACGTAGTAATCAAAACAAACTTTACATAGTATATCATCGATTGTTTGATCTTTTATGTTCCATACTTGGAATAACATTAGGTGTCGTATTAATACCTTTTATATTAATTGGGAATATCATAGGTAATAGAGGATCATTATTCTACAAGCAAGAGCGTGTTGGAAAGAACCGTAAGACTTTTCAGATTTATAAATTCAGAACAATGGTTGAAAATGCTGAGGTTGATGGAGCTCAATTTGCCACTAAAAACGATAGTAGGATTACATCATTTGGTAGGTTTTTAAGAAAATCACGTCTTGATGAATTTCCTCAATTCTATAATATTATTAAAGGTGAGATGAGTATTATAGGACCAAGACCAGAAAGACCTGTATTTGTAAAACAACTTTCTGAAAAATTCCTTTTTATGAAACAAGGCATGTTGTGA
- a CDS encoding sugar transferase, which produces MKPGLTGWAQVKTKYGESESDSLRKLQYDLFYIKHRSLFLDVRIIVKTLSTIIFFKGQ; this is translated from the coding sequence GTGAAACCTGGATTAACAGGTTGGGCTCAAGTTAAAACTAAATATGGAGAATCTGAATCAGATAGTTTAAGGAAGTTACAGTATGATCTTTTTTATATTAAACACCGCAGTCTATTCTTAGATGTAAGAATCATTGTCAAAACCTTAAGTACGATTATTTTCTTTAAAGGTCAATAA
- the lnt gene encoding apolipoprotein N-acyltransferase, with product MKYSSILLALLSGILLWLGWPTYGVPLLLLGAFVPLLFAERRIRKSDLKLKGWRILGLSYLSFFIWNIATTWWLYLATGFGMWFAVLVNSLLMALVFLCYHKFASKVSQGAAFTFLVCSWISFEYLHLHWDFSWPWLNLGNGFSEYTGWIQWYEYTGTFGGTLWIWSLNVVLFYGVSSLIKKGFTIKTILKKSVTLALMVFIPIGISQIIFLNYFEVDKNPGTEIVIVQPNIDPYEEKYSMGNEQIARLISNLTVPKLTQTTEFVIAPETVFADNIRISQVNYHPTLQGLRGSYASYPNLNYLGGISLVDVFKNPDQATRQTNLASDGVTYYNDYNSAMFFNQKGAIDLYHKSKLVVGIENFPYKNILKPILGDAMIDLGGTVATKTTQEDRSVFKSSNDIKVAPIICYESVYGEYVTDYIGNGAEFFAIITNDAWWGNTQGHQQHLSLAKLRAIESRRWIARSANTGISAIIDHYGNITQSLEYDKQGVIKGTIRKRNDVTFYVKHGDYIARIAIFMALFTFLFGHTRRRKKRS from the coding sequence ATGAAGTATTCCAGTATTCTTCTCGCTTTGTTATCCGGTATTTTACTATGGTTAGGATGGCCTACCTATGGGGTTCCTTTGCTGTTATTAGGTGCATTTGTACCATTACTGTTTGCAGAACGTCGTATTAGAAAATCTGATTTAAAATTGAAAGGATGGCGAATTCTAGGACTATCCTATCTCAGTTTCTTTATATGGAATATTGCTACAACCTGGTGGTTATATCTAGCTACAGGATTCGGAATGTGGTTTGCCGTTTTAGTGAATAGTTTATTAATGGCTCTGGTATTTTTGTGCTATCATAAGTTTGCTAGTAAGGTTTCTCAAGGTGCTGCATTTACATTTTTAGTTTGCTCATGGATAAGCTTTGAATATTTACACCTGCATTGGGATTTTTCATGGCCATGGCTCAATTTAGGGAATGGTTTTAGTGAATATACAGGTTGGATTCAATGGTATGAATACACAGGTACTTTTGGTGGTACGTTGTGGATATGGTCATTGAACGTTGTTCTTTTTTATGGAGTTTCCAGTTTGATTAAAAAAGGTTTTACTATAAAAACTATCCTTAAAAAATCAGTGACTCTTGCTTTAATGGTATTCATTCCCATAGGTATATCTCAAATTATTTTCCTTAATTATTTTGAAGTAGATAAAAACCCTGGCACTGAGATAGTTATTGTACAACCCAACATAGACCCTTATGAAGAGAAGTATTCAATGGGTAATGAGCAAATAGCTCGTCTTATTTCAAATCTTACAGTTCCTAAACTAACCCAAACCACCGAATTTGTTATTGCACCAGAAACTGTGTTTGCAGACAATATAAGAATAAGTCAAGTCAATTATCATCCTACTTTACAAGGTTTAAGAGGTAGCTATGCATCATATCCTAATTTAAACTATTTAGGTGGAATTTCTCTGGTAGATGTATTTAAAAATCCAGATCAAGCCACAAGGCAAACTAACCTAGCAAGTGATGGCGTTACATATTATAATGACTATAATAGCGCCATGTTTTTTAATCAAAAGGGTGCAATAGACTTATACCATAAATCTAAGCTAGTGGTAGGTATAGAAAACTTTCCATACAAGAATATTCTTAAGCCTATTTTAGGCGATGCTATGATTGATTTAGGAGGTACTGTGGCCACCAAGACTACCCAAGAAGACCGTAGTGTTTTCAAGTCTTCAAATGATATTAAAGTTGCGCCCATAATTTGTTATGAGTCAGTTTATGGAGAGTATGTCACCGATTACATTGGCAATGGCGCTGAGTTTTTTGCCATAATAACTAATGATGCTTGGTGGGGAAATACACAAGGCCATCAACAACATTTGAGTCTGGCTAAACTACGTGCCATAGAATCCAGAAGATGGATCGCAAGAAGTGCTAACACTGGTATCAGTGCAATTATAGACCATTATGGCAATATCACTCAATCATTAGAATATGATAAACAAGGTGTAATTAAGGGAACCATTAGAAAACGTAATGACGTCACCTTTTATGTAAAGCATGGTGATTACATAGCACGAATAGCAATATTCATGGCGCTATTTACATTTTTATTTGGCCATACAAGACGTCGTAAAAAAAGATCTTAA
- a CDS encoding PorV/PorQ family protein, with protein MTRKANFIIVLCCVLALAKAYSQTSRAYSNEFLNIGVDAAALGMSNAVVASTKDVNAGYWNPAGLMRVQEQEISVMHANYFANIAQYNYGAFAMPIDDFSAFGFSVIRFSVDDILNTTQLIDQQGNINYDRISTFSTADWAFTFSYARESQLDGFSYGGNVKVIRRVIGEFANAWGFGFDVGAQFKRGDWELGFMARDITTTYNTWTIDEEKYAEVQGAVENQNQDLPETTEITLPKLQIGVARTFTFHYDHILTAEVDLNMRFIQTNDIISSSAVSATPALGLQYGFTDLVFVRAGVGNFQNVQQLDGSDNVNFQPNIGIGFKYKGIAVDYALTDIGDSSEALYSNIFSLKVDLSTFSR; from the coding sequence ATGACCAGAAAAGCTAATTTTATTATTGTATTGTGTTGTGTTCTCGCTTTAGCGAAAGCGTATTCACAAACCTCTAGAGCCTACTCCAACGAATTCTTAAATATAGGAGTGGATGCAGCTGCATTAGGTATGAGCAATGCAGTGGTTGCTAGCACAAAAGATGTAAATGCTGGTTACTGGAATCCTGCCGGGCTAATGCGAGTTCAAGAACAAGAGATTAGTGTGATGCATGCCAACTATTTTGCAAACATTGCACAGTACAATTATGGTGCTTTTGCAATGCCTATTGATGATTTTAGTGCCTTTGGGTTTTCAGTAATTCGTTTTTCAGTCGATGATATTCTTAATACGACACAATTAATAGATCAACAAGGAAATATTAATTATGATCGTATTTCTACATTCTCAACTGCAGATTGGGCATTCACATTTTCTTATGCAAGAGAATCACAATTAGACGGTTTTAGTTATGGAGGTAATGTGAAAGTCATACGACGAGTTATAGGAGAATTTGCAAATGCATGGGGTTTTGGCTTTGATGTAGGCGCACAATTTAAACGTGGTGACTGGGAACTAGGTTTTATGGCTAGAGACATTACAACAACCTATAATACCTGGACCATCGATGAAGAAAAATATGCCGAAGTACAAGGAGCCGTGGAAAATCAAAATCAAGATTTACCAGAAACAACAGAAATAACATTACCTAAATTACAGATAGGTGTTGCTCGTACTTTCACATTTCACTACGACCATATTCTAACTGCCGAAGTTGATTTAAATATGCGCTTTATACAAACTAATGATATCATATCCAGTAGTGCCGTAAGTGCAACACCAGCATTAGGCTTGCAGTATGGATTTACAGATTTAGTTTTTGTGAGAGCTGGAGTCGGTAATTTTCAAAACGTGCAACAACTCGATGGAAGTGATAATGTGAACTTTCAACCTAATATAGGAATAGGCTTTAAGTACAAAGGCATTGCGGTAGATTACGCACTGACAGATATAGGCGATTCTAGCGAGGCGCTTTATTCCAATATTTTTTCTTTAAAGGTAGATCTCTCTACTTTTTCTAGATAA
- a CDS encoding CDP-alcohol phosphatidyltransferase family protein — MKKWIPNLITMLNLLSGCIAAVYAFKDELILAGVFVALGIFFDFFDGLAARLLNVSSELGTQLDSLADMVTSGVVPGIVMCQLLADATGHSSTLFAMDGDLGWSSATSLFKEMTFLGFLITAASGYRLAKFNIDTRQTDSFIGVPTPANAILIISLGIIAQMTTSDLIYNILNNPYALIGITLLSCYLLNAELPLFALKFKSFGWKGNEIRWIFIAICIAMIVFLKIYAVPCIIVLYILMSVFNNLKNAKS; from the coding sequence ATGAAGAAATGGATTCCCAATTTAATAACGATGTTGAACCTATTGTCTGGTTGCATCGCTGCGGTATATGCTTTTAAAGATGAATTGATTCTTGCCGGTGTTTTTGTGGCGCTGGGCATATTTTTTGACTTCTTTGACGGTCTTGCAGCTAGATTATTAAATGTTTCTAGCGAGCTAGGTACACAGTTAGATTCACTTGCAGATATGGTGACTAGTGGAGTAGTTCCTGGAATTGTAATGTGTCAGTTGCTTGCAGATGCTACAGGTCACTCATCTACCTTGTTTGCTATGGATGGTGATCTGGGATGGAGTAGTGCGACTAGTTTATTTAAAGAAATGACTTTTTTGGGATTCTTAATTACTGCCGCCAGTGGTTATCGACTTGCAAAGTTTAACATCGATACCAGACAGACAGATTCTTTTATAGGTGTTCCTACACCAGCAAACGCTATTTTAATTATTTCGCTAGGTATCATAGCTCAGATGACAACGAGTGATTTGATTTATAACATATTGAATAACCCTTATGCTTTAATAGGTATAACACTATTAAGTTGCTATTTATTAAATGCCGAGCTACCGTTGTTTGCCTTAAAGTTTAAAAGCTTCGGTTGGAAAGGCAACGAGATACGCTGGATTTTTATCGCTATTTGTATAGCTATGATCGTGTTTCTCAAAATATATGCGGTACCGTGTATTATTGTACTTTACATTTTAATGAGTGTGTTCAATAATTTAAAAAACGCAAAGTCCTAA